CTCCGGGAACGCGAACGACTCGCCGTCAAGCACGAGGACGGCATCGACAGCAAAATGGAAACGCTGAACCGTAAAGAAAAAACCATCACCGCCATGGAAAAACGGGTCAGCGACCAGGAAAAAGGCCTCCAGACCCGGCAGGCGGAACTCGAACGACTCATCGCCGACGAAAAGCAGCAACTCTACCGCATCAGCGGACTCTCGCAGGGCGAGGCCAGGGCCCTGCTCCTGGGAAAACTCGAGACCGAGGTCCAGCACGAGGCCGCCGTCCTCATCCAGCGCGCGAGCGACCAGGCCCAGGAAACCGCCGCCGACAAGGCCCGTGAAATCCTCACCACGACCATCCAGCGCCTGGCGTCGGACTTCACGGCCGAGGTCACCGTCTCCACCGTCGACATCCCCAGCGACGACATGAAGGGCCGCATCATCGGCCGCGAAGGCCGCAACATCCGCGCCTTCGAACGCGCCACCGGCGTCGACGTCATCGTGGACGACACGCCCGGCGTCATCGTTCTGTCGTCCTTCGACCCCGTACGACGGGAAGTCGCTCGCCGCGCCATGGCCAAACTCATCACCGACGGCCGCATCCAGCCCCCACGCATCGAACAGGTCGTCTCCGAAACCACCAAGGAAGTCGAAAAGGACATCCTCGAGACCGGCAACCAGGTCGCCCTCGACACGGGCGTCCGCGGACTCCACCCGAAGGAAATCCAGTTGCTCGGCCAACTGAAGTACCGCACGAGTTACGGCCAGAGCGTGCTCGTGCACTCGATCGAGGTCGCCCACCTGTCGGCCATGCTCGCCGAGGAACTCGGGCTGGACGGCGAACTGGCGAAACGCGCCGGACTCCTCCACGACATCGGCAAGGCCGTCGACCACGAGGTCGAAGGCGGTCACCCCGAAATCGGCGCCGACATCGCCCGGCGATGCAACGAACCGCCCGAAATCGTCCACGCCATCGCCGGACACCACGAACCGAACATCAAGGACGCCCTCTACACCACCATCGTCTCCGCCGCCGACGCCGTCAGCGCCTCCCGGCCCGGCGCACGACGCGAAACCCTCCAGAAATACATCCAGCGCCTGGAAAAACTCGAGGAACTCGCTCGGCGATTCGAAGGCGTCCAGTCGGCCTATGCGATCCAGGCCGGCCGCGAAATCCGCGTCATCGTCGACGCCCAGAAAGTGGACGACGCCTTGGCCGCAAAAACGTGCCGCGACATCGCCATGGCCGTCGAAGCCGAACTCCAGTATCCCGGCGAGGTGCGCGTCGTCCTCATCCGCGAACACCGCGTCATCGAATACGCGCGATAAAAGTGGTTTTGCTCCGTTGAAAACTTGCCTGCCTGCAGGCGGGTAGGCTTTTGTTCTCCCTCTCCCCTCGTGGGAGAGGGTAGGGTGAGGGGAAGGAAACGACGAATAATGAATATCGAACAAGGAACCGCAGAAGGATGAAGTGAACGGCAGGCACGGCGGCGTCATCCGTGCCGTTTCTCACTTGGTCATTCTGCGGTTGAGTGTTCCTTGTTGGATATTCGTCTCTTCCACCCTCACCCCATCCCTCTCCCATCAAGGGAGAGGGAGCGTCAAAGGAGACGCCATGCAATTCCGCGCCCTTCTGGTCGGCGACGTGGTCGGCAAACCCGGCCGCCGAGCCCTCGCCGTCTCGCTGCCCGGCCTCCTCGCCGAACGCTCCATCGACGTCGTCATCGTCAACGGCGAGAACGTCGCGGGCGGCTCGGGCATCACGCCCGCGCTGTTCGAAGAGTTCCGCGCCCTCGGCATCGACGTCGTCACGATGGGCGACCACGTCTTTCGCCGACGCGAAATCCTGCCCCTCCTCGCCGAGTCCGACCGCATCCTCCGCCCCGCCAACCTCCCCCCCGAGGCCGTAGGACGCGGCTGGACCGTCCTGGAGAGTCCGTCGGGGTTCCCCTTCGCCGTTGTGAATCTCCTCGGCCGCACCTTCATGAAACCCGCGGGCGACTGCCCCTTCCACGCCGCCGACCGGGCACTCACGGAGATCGGCGACCGCGCCAAACTCATCTTCGTCGATTTCCACGCCGAGGCCACCAGCGAACGCATCGCCATGGGCTGGCGCCTCGACGGCCGCGCGACCGCCGTCTATGGCACCCACACGCATGTCCAGACAGCCGACGAGCGAGTCCTGCCCGGCGGC
The sequence above is a segment of the Planctomycetota bacterium genome. Coding sequences within it:
- the rny gene encoding ribonuclease Y, giving the protein MPLNPILIVLLVVGVGALAGGVGYGVAVRRARKRTQEAKGEADQIVTRARRDAESLLKEARVEAKEAAIRARETFEKETAKTRDELRERERLAVKHEDGIDSKMETLNRKEKTITAMEKRVSDQEKGLQTRQAELERLIADEKQQLYRISGLSQGEARALLLGKLETEVQHEAAVLIQRASDQAQETAADKAREILTTTIQRLASDFTAEVTVSTVDIPSDDMKGRIIGREGRNIRAFERATGVDVIVDDTPGVIVLSSFDPVRREVARRAMAKLITDGRIQPPRIEQVVSETTKEVEKDILETGNQVALDTGVRGLHPKEIQLLGQLKYRTSYGQSVLVHSIEVAHLSAMLAEELGLDGELAKRAGLLHDIGKAVDHEVEGGHPEIGADIARRCNEPPEIVHAIAGHHEPNIKDALYTTIVSAADAVSASRPGARRETLQKYIQRLEKLEELARRFEGVQSAYAIQAGREIRVIVDAQKVDDALAAKTCRDIAMAVEAELQYPGEVRVVLIREHRVIEYAR
- a CDS encoding TIGR00282 family metallophosphoesterase gives rise to the protein MQFRALLVGDVVGKPGRRALAVSLPGLLAERSIDVVIVNGENVAGGSGITPALFEEFRALGIDVVTMGDHVFRRREILPLLAESDRILRPANLPPEAVGRGWTVLESPSGFPFAVVNLLGRTFMKPAGDCPFHAADRALTEIGDRAKLIFVDFHAEATSERIAMGWRLDGRATAVYGTHTHVQTADERVLPGG